AACGGCTTCCCCGTACTGGCCGCGTTCCTGGACCATGCGAAGGTCGACCGCAGGGCCGTCCAGCTCGCCGACGGCCGCGGCGGCAATCCGGCCGACCGGACCACACCACGCGCTCTGGCGGAGATCCTGACGTACTGGCAGCACACCCGCGACGCGCGGACCTTCCGCACCTCGCTGCCGATCCTGGGCGTCGACGGGACCCTGGCGGATTCCTGCCGCAGTTGCCCGTCCCGGGGGAAGGTCTTCGCCAAGACCGGCACCACGGTGGGCGGTGACGCCCTCAACGACCGGCTGGCCGTGGGCGCGGAGACCACGGCCGGCTATCTGGAGACGCGTCCGGGCCGGTTCGATGTGTTCTTCGCCGGGGTGAACGGCGCGTCGACCCCCAACGCCGGAATCAACGGCGTTCTGATCAGCGGCGACGACGTGGCCGACGTCGCCGCCCACCTCCAGCAACAGGCATCCGGCCGAGACTGAACGGACGGGACCGATGCCCCCTGCCCGTCGCCCCTCGCCCCTTGCCCCTGGGGCCCCGCGCCCTCGCACCGCTGTGCCGTCGCCTTCCCGGCGGCCCCCGCGCGCCCGCCTCTCCTCCTCCCCCTGTGCACACCTCCATCGCCCCCGCCCAGCCCCGCACGAACGCCTAAATTGGCATCTTGGATACCACTTATATAGAGTGCAGGGGTGCGACTCACCAAGAGCACCGATATCGCCCTCCGTATCGCCATGCGCCTCGCGGTGCTCGGCGACACGGACGACGCCCCCACCACCCGCGCGGTGGCGAGCGCCGTCGTCGTGCCGTACACCCACGCCGCCAAAGTGGTGAGCAAGCTCCAGCACCTCGGCGCCGTCGAGGCGCGGCGCGGGCGGGGCGGCGGGCTGACGCTGACAGCCGCGGGGCGTACGGGTTCGCTCGGGCAGTTGGTGCGCCAACTGGAAGGGGAAGACGACGTCGTGGGCTGCGAGGACGACCCGCCCTGCCCGCTGCGTGGCGGCTGTCGACTGCGCGGTGCACTGAGGGCGGCACAGGAGGCCTTCTACTCCTCGCTCGATCCGCTCTCGATCGCCGACCTGATCGAAAGCCCGACCGGCCCGCTCCTCCTCAGTCTGACACCCCGCCCCACGGACTGAGCGCCCCGGCCTCGGACGGGCGTCGCCGCACTGCGGGCCCCGCCCCTGACCACTCGCCCCAGCGCCACCCCACGGCCAGTCGGCCCCGAAAATACGAATCTCACATGCCACTTTCATTACCTTCCCCCTCCCCCTCCAGGAATCCGGAGCTGTCGATGCTGTCGCCGAAGTCCGCCGAGACCGTACGTGCCACCCTCCCCGCCGTGAGCGGAGCCATCGGTGAGATCACGACGCTCTTCTACGAGAAGCTGTTCACCTCGCACCCCGAGTTGCTGCGCCACCTCTTCAACCGCGGCAACCAGGCCAACGGCAGTCAGCAGCAGGCTCTTGCCGGAGCCGTCGCCGCCTTCGCCCGCCATCTCCTGGAGCACCCGGACAGCCGGCCGGATGCCATGCTCACGCGGATCGCACACAAGCATGCCTCTCTCGGGGTGCGTCCCGACCAGTACCCGGTCGTGCGGGAGCACCTCTTCGCGGCCATCGCCGAGGTGCTCGGCGATGCGGTGACCGACGAGGTGGCAGCGGCCTGGGACGAGGTCTACTGGCTGATGGCCCATGCCCTGATCGCCGTCGAGAAGCGGCTCCTGGCGGAGGCGGGTGGCCCGGAGGGCGAGGTGTGGCGTCCCTACCGCGTAGCGGCCCGCATCGAGGAGACCGAGGACGTCGCGACCTTCCTCCTGCGTCCGGCCGACGGCGCGCCCCTCCCCCCGTCCCGCCCCGGCCAGTATGTCTCCGTACAGGTCCAACTCCCCGACGGGGCACGGCAGATACGGCAGTACAGCTTGTCCGGGCAGCCGGACGGCGGGCTGCAGATCTCCGTGAAGCGGGTGTCGGCCGACGGGCGGCCCGGCGCCCCGTCCGACGACCCCGCGGGCGAGGTCTCCGGCTATCTGCACGCGCATATCCACGGCGGAGAGACCCTGCGCGTGAGTCCGCCGTTCGGTGAGGTGGTGCTCTGTGACGACGGCGAGGGACCCCTGCTCTTCGCCTCGGCGGGTATCGGGTGTACGCCGATGGTCGCCATGCTCTCGCACCTCGCCGCCACCGGCTCCCGACGCCGCGTCATCGCCGCCCACGCCGACCGGTCGCCTGCCACCCATCCGTTCCGTACGGACCTCCACCGGCTCACCGGCAAACTCGCCGACGCGACGGCGGAACTCTGGTACGAAGAGGGAGTTCGACCCGAGGAAGGGCTCCGGCACGAACTGCCTGACGGTGCAGGGGAAGCGGAGCCGCAGGCGGGCGCCGATGCGGTGGATTCGGTCACCGTGCGCACGGGGCTCATGGATCTGACGCAGATCGCCGTTCCGGCCGGTACCACCGCCTACCTCTGCGGGCCGGTGCCCTTCATGAAGGCGGTACGTGCCCAGCTCCTGGCCTCGGGCGTACCCGCCTCGCGCATCCACTACGAGGTGTTCGGTCCGGATCTCGGGCTCTAGGGTCTGGGCGCCGCCTCGGGCGAACGGGGCAGCCGCCGCGGCTCGCCGGCAACGGCCGGTTCCGCTGCGGCGGCCGGCCGCTCTACGCGCCGTCGGCGAAGCGCCGCACGTAACGTCGCTGCCAGGGGGTTTCCACGGCGCGAGGGTGATAGTGCCGGCGGACGAAGGCCACGGCTCGATCCGCCGGCACCCCGTCGAGAACAGCCATACATGCCAGCGCTGTTCCGGTCCGCCCGCGCCCGCCGGCGCACGCCACCTCGACGCGTTCGTCCGCCGCCCGGGTCAGCGCCTCCTCGAACATGAGGCGAGCCTCGCGACGGTCCTTGGGGAGACGGAAGTCGGGCCAGCGCAGCCATCGCGCGTCCCACTCGGTCGACGGAGGCTGCTTGTCGAGCAGATAGAGCGCGAAGGTGGGCGTCGGCCCTGGGGGAAGCGGGTGGCGCAGGCCTCGGCCGCGCACCAAGGCGCCCGAGGGGAAGGGCATCACTCCTGACTCCGACGCGCTCCAGTTCTCTGTCATACGCGGCACCCTAGCGAGCGCGCGGGCCGGGCATTGCCTGCCGTCGGCGCGCACCGCATGATGCGGAGAATGACAACGAACCCTCCTTCCACCTCGCCCGCCGTGGTGCGGCTGACGCAGTACTCGACAGCGGAGCTGCGCGAGATCGCCGGGGACGACGATGACCCCTTCGGTGTCTCCGGGGCCGGTCTGACATGGCTGCCCAAGCAGGAGCACTTCGGCATCAGACGGGACGGCCGCCTCGTGGCGCACACCGGTCTGGTGACACTGCCCCTTGCGGTCGGGGAGGCCGAGACGGAAG
This portion of the Streptomyces caniferus genome encodes:
- a CDS encoding protein-tyrosine phosphatase family protein; amino-acid sequence: MTENWSASESGVMPFPSGALVRGRGLRHPLPPGPTPTFALYLLDKQPPSTEWDARWLRWPDFRLPKDRREARLMFEEALTRAADERVEVACAGGRGRTGTALACMAVLDGVPADRAVAFVRRHYHPRAVETPWQRRYVRRFADGA
- a CDS encoding globin domain-containing protein, with protein sequence MLSPKSAETVRATLPAVSGAIGEITTLFYEKLFTSHPELLRHLFNRGNQANGSQQQALAGAVAAFARHLLEHPDSRPDAMLTRIAHKHASLGVRPDQYPVVREHLFAAIAEVLGDAVTDEVAAAWDEVYWLMAHALIAVEKRLLAEAGGPEGEVWRPYRVAARIEETEDVATFLLRPADGAPLPPSRPGQYVSVQVQLPDGARQIRQYSLSGQPDGGLQISVKRVSADGRPGAPSDDPAGEVSGYLHAHIHGGETLRVSPPFGEVVLCDDGEGPLLFASAGIGCTPMVAMLSHLAATGSRRRVIAAHADRSPATHPFRTDLHRLTGKLADATAELWYEEGVRPEEGLRHELPDGAGEAEPQAGADAVDSVTVRTGLMDLTQIAVPAGTTAYLCGPVPFMKAVRAQLLASGVPASRIHYEVFGPDLGL
- a CDS encoding RrF2 family transcriptional regulator gives rise to the protein MRLTKSTDIALRIAMRLAVLGDTDDAPTTRAVASAVVVPYTHAAKVVSKLQHLGAVEARRGRGGGLTLTAAGRTGSLGQLVRQLEGEDDVVGCEDDPPCPLRGGCRLRGALRAAQEAFYSSLDPLSIADLIESPTGPLLLSLTPRPTD